One region of Anaeromyxobacter paludicola genomic DNA includes:
- a CDS encoding tetratricopeptide repeat protein: MAAPSLVTDDLQQEEEPQPPSQAAAPEDRAAPERARERAAPALPATPSAPRAAAGTSAPAAAAPQVGAPAASQTAPAAAAPAAPAAAPPRPDPSATRAIEPVRATRADLAARWQERRRALREQDLPTALSAQKAILSGMRELGIENLVPEAAAEARDAERALDARAPADAVSHAELAVQLAPDLPDGWLALAHARLAREPGRPLAALDALREAAGAALREPHARRALLADLLGAALAGLLAAAALLVVVLFARTLRLFLHDFHHLPVVRGGTSVQAGFLAVVLLSLPVVFRLGPLAVLAAFALAAFLYLSLAERLLATAALAVVIALPGLSALSARATAFSGTLGEQVWELERAGGAEETAARLAARAEAESLPAPALAALGRWEKRRGALDRARAWYEKAAAADPRSGAVLVNLGNVSFLEGDLDAAKAAYLSAADRAPAEVTTLAAAHYGLSKIYLRQSALEQAQEARKRAVLEDHELLDRYGSDDDFRANRYLVDVPVPPGELDALADAGAQPAVREAVRARLARWIPGELWPWAPGALLALLWALALAGRWLSPSHTCEKCGRPACRRCDHLQGALCGQCVNVFVQKGVVEVRDRLRKEAQVKRHARVSAWTARALAVLGGGAGHVWAGRAVRGSAYLVLFAALAFAAWSWRGVLPAQVPSAYAPGLKLALSLPLAAAVHLVAVRDAFRKGRR, from the coding sequence GTGGCGGCGCCCTCGCTCGTCACCGACGACCTGCAGCAGGAGGAGGAGCCCCAGCCGCCGTCGCAGGCGGCCGCTCCGGAGGACCGGGCCGCCCCCGAGCGGGCGCGCGAGCGCGCCGCCCCGGCCCTCCCGGCCACGCCCTCCGCGCCTCGCGCCGCGGCGGGCACCTCGGCGCCGGCCGCCGCCGCCCCGCAGGTGGGCGCGCCCGCGGCCTCCCAGACGGCCCCAGCCGCCGCCGCGCCGGCTGCGCCGGCCGCCGCCCCGCCCAGGCCCGACCCGAGCGCGACCCGCGCCATCGAGCCGGTCCGGGCCACCCGCGCCGACCTCGCCGCGCGGTGGCAGGAGCGCCGCCGCGCGCTGCGCGAGCAGGACCTCCCGACGGCGCTCTCGGCCCAGAAGGCGATCCTCTCCGGCATGCGCGAGCTCGGGATCGAGAACCTCGTGCCCGAGGCGGCCGCCGAGGCGCGCGACGCCGAGCGCGCGCTCGACGCCCGCGCCCCCGCCGACGCGGTCTCGCACGCCGAGCTCGCGGTCCAGCTCGCCCCCGACCTGCCCGACGGCTGGCTCGCGCTCGCCCACGCCCGGCTGGCGCGGGAGCCGGGGCGTCCCCTGGCCGCGCTGGACGCGCTCCGCGAGGCCGCGGGGGCGGCGCTGCGCGAGCCGCACGCGCGGCGGGCCCTGCTGGCCGACCTGCTCGGTGCCGCGCTCGCCGGCCTCCTGGCCGCGGCGGCGCTGCTCGTGGTGGTGCTCTTCGCCCGGACGCTGCGGCTGTTCCTGCACGACTTCCACCACCTCCCGGTCGTCCGGGGAGGCACCTCGGTCCAGGCCGGCTTCCTCGCCGTGGTGCTGCTCTCGCTGCCGGTGGTCTTCCGGCTCGGGCCGCTCGCGGTGCTCGCGGCCTTCGCCCTCGCGGCCTTCCTCTACCTCTCGCTCGCCGAGCGGCTCCTCGCGACCGCCGCCCTCGCCGTGGTGATCGCGCTCCCCGGGCTGTCGGCGCTCTCGGCCCGGGCGACGGCGTTCAGCGGGACCCTCGGCGAGCAGGTCTGGGAGCTCGAGCGCGCCGGCGGGGCCGAGGAGACCGCGGCGCGGCTCGCCGCGCGGGCGGAGGCGGAGTCGCTGCCCGCGCCGGCGCTGGCGGCGCTCGGCCGCTGGGAGAAGCGGCGCGGGGCGCTCGACCGGGCCCGCGCCTGGTACGAGAAGGCCGCCGCGGCCGACCCGCGCTCGGGCGCGGTGCTCGTGAACCTCGGCAACGTCTCGTTCCTCGAGGGCGACCTCGACGCCGCCAAGGCGGCCTACCTCTCGGCGGCGGATCGCGCGCCCGCCGAGGTGACCACGCTCGCGGCGGCCCACTACGGCCTCTCCAAGATCTACCTTCGCCAGTCGGCGCTGGAGCAGGCGCAGGAGGCGCGCAAGCGCGCCGTGCTCGAGGATCACGAGCTGCTCGACCGCTACGGCTCGGACGACGACTTCCGGGCCAACCGCTACCTCGTGGACGTGCCCGTGCCCCCGGGCGAGCTCGATGCCCTCGCCGACGCCGGCGCGCAGCCCGCGGTCCGCGAGGCGGTCCGGGCCAGGCTGGCGCGCTGGATCCCGGGCGAGCTCTGGCCCTGGGCGCCGGGGGCGCTGCTCGCGCTGCTCTGGGCGCTCGCGCTCGCGGGGCGCTGGCTCTCGCCGAGCCACACCTGCGAGAAGTGCGGCCGGCCCGCCTGCCGGCGCTGCGACCACCTCCAGGGCGCGCTCTGCGGCCAGTGCGTCAACGTCTTCGTGCAGAAGGGCGTGGTGGAGGTGCGCGACCGGCTCCGCAAGGAGGCGCAGGTGAAGCGCCACGCCCGCGTGAGCGCCTGGACGGCGCGCGCGCTGGCCGTCCTCGGCGGCGGGGCGGGGCACGTCTGGGCCGGGCGCGCCGTGCGCGGGTCGGCCTACCTCGTCCTCTTCGCCGCGCTCGCCTTCGCCGCCTGGAGCTGGCGCGGCGTGCTGCCCGCCCAGGTCCCCTCGGCCTACGCGCCGGGGCTCAAGCTCGCGCTCTCGCTGCCGCTCGCGGCGGCGGTCCACCTCGTCGCCGTGCGCGACGCCTTCCGGAAGGGGAGGCGCTGA
- the mazG gene encoding nucleoside triphosphate pyrophosphohydrolase, with translation MSRSTEAMERLLGIMSRLRGPGGCPWDREQTMDSLRPYVLEETYEVLEAMQSGDPRAHCEELGDLLLQIVFQAELASEQRQFDFADVAEAISQKLVYRHPHVFGGAEVKDSAAVLQQWAALKRKEKQARGGGKSVLEGVPRELPSLARAERLTEKASRIGFDWPEVAGARAKVDEELAELDEALAGDDRRRVEEELGDVLFALANVARKLSIPPEEALRGAVDRFVARFQYIEEELERRGIPHAGASLEEMEALWQEAKRKFSQEGKGS, from the coding sequence ATGAGCCGATCGACGGAAGCGATGGAGAGGCTGCTCGGGATCATGTCGCGCCTGCGCGGCCCGGGCGGCTGCCCCTGGGACCGCGAGCAGACGATGGACTCGCTGCGGCCGTACGTGCTCGAGGAGACCTACGAGGTGCTCGAGGCGATGCAGTCGGGCGATCCCCGGGCGCACTGCGAGGAGCTCGGAGACCTCCTCCTCCAGATCGTCTTCCAGGCCGAGCTGGCGAGCGAGCAGCGGCAGTTCGACTTCGCCGACGTGGCGGAGGCGATCTCGCAGAAGCTCGTCTACCGCCACCCGCACGTGTTCGGCGGGGCCGAGGTGAAGGACTCGGCGGCGGTGCTGCAGCAGTGGGCGGCGCTGAAGCGGAAGGAGAAGCAGGCCAGGGGCGGCGGGAAGAGCGTCCTCGAGGGCGTGCCGCGCGAGCTGCCGTCGCTCGCGCGCGCCGAGCGGCTCACCGAGAAGGCGAGCCGCATCGGCTTCGACTGGCCGGAGGTGGCCGGGGCGCGAGCCAAGGTGGACGAGGAGCTCGCCGAGCTCGACGAGGCCCTCGCGGGCGACGACCGGCGCCGCGTCGAGGAGGAGCTCGGGGACGTGCTGTTCGCGCTCGCCAACGTGGCCCGCAAGCTCTCGATCCCGCCGGAGGAGGCCCTGCGCGGGGCCGTGGACCGCTTCGTCGCCCGTTTCCAGTACATCGAGGAGGAGCTGGAGCGGCGCGGCATCCCTCACGCGGGGGCCTCTCTCGAAGAGATGGAGGCGCTCTGGCAGGAGGCCAAGCGGAAGTTTTCCCAAGAGGGGAAGGGGAGCTAG
- the rpsT gene encoding 30S ribosomal protein S20: MANTRSAEKRNRQAQKRRTRNVHVRTSVKGAVKKAREAIAQGGDTKQAVVEASRALSKAASKGVLHKNAVSRRISRLAKAAAKAAKPQA; the protein is encoded by the coding sequence TTGGCCAACACCCGCTCGGCTGAGAAGCGCAACCGTCAGGCGCAGAAGCGCCGCACCCGCAACGTCCACGTCCGTACGAGCGTGAAGGGCGCCGTCAAGAAGGCTCGCGAGGCCATCGCCCAGGGCGGTGACACGAAGCAGGCCGTCGTCGAGGCCTCTCGCGCGCTCTCGAAGGCCGCCTCGAAGGGCGTCCTGCACAAGAACGCGGTCTCGCGCCGCATCTCGCGCCTCGCCAAGGCCGCGGCCAAGGCCGCGAAGCCCCAGGCGTAA
- the lptE gene encoding LPS assembly lipoprotein LptE, giving the protein MARAAPAARRLAPPRRLAAARAGLLAALLLAAGCGYGFTSGAGRLPPGAERIFVPPFDNRSSDAEAGAWVAAAVRQELARRGASGRPGDRARIEGEVETIRFLPAGTTFVLTLAVRARLAVDGKPVAELPLARNEEYVAGQDPLETEGRRRLALRRAAEALGRDLVEKLERP; this is encoded by the coding sequence ATGGCCCGCGCCGCGCCAGCCGCCCGCCGCCTCGCGCCGCCCCGGCGGCTCGCGGCGGCGCGCGCCGGGCTCCTCGCCGCGCTGCTCCTCGCCGCGGGCTGCGGCTACGGGTTCACCTCCGGCGCCGGCCGGCTGCCCCCCGGGGCGGAGCGGATCTTCGTGCCGCCCTTCGACAACCGCTCCTCCGACGCCGAGGCGGGCGCCTGGGTGGCGGCGGCCGTCCGCCAGGAGCTGGCGCGCCGCGGCGCGTCGGGCCGGCCGGGGGACCGGGCCCGCATCGAGGGGGAGGTGGAGACGATCCGCTTCCTGCCGGCGGGCACCACCTTCGTGCTCACGCTGGCGGTCCGGGCCCGGCTCGCCGTGGACGGCAAGCCGGTCGCGGAGCTCCCGCTGGCCCGCAACGAGGAGTACGTCGCCGGCCAGGATCCCCTCGAGACCGAGGGCCGGCGGCGGCTCGCCCTGCGAAGGGCGGCCGAGGCGCTGGGGCGGGATCTGGTGGAAAAGCTCGAGCGGCCGTGA
- the leuS gene encoding leucine--tRNA ligase, with product MSMNERYEPQSIESRWQGRWRDAGVFHAGRRPQAEERYVLEMFPYPSGAMHMGHARVYTIGDALARHLRMKGFDVLHPIGFDALGLPAENAAIKDGKHPRARTEENIVSFRAEMKSLGYSFDWDREIVTADPSYYRWNQWFFVKMLEKGIVYRRVGKANWCTGCNTVIANEQVVDETCERCGSKVLEKQIPEWAFRITAYAQDLLDGLDGLTEWPERVTTMQRNWIGKSEGAEVDFAVAGSGRTVKVFTTRVDTIHGCTYVVLAPEHPLTAELTTPAQREAVQAFVERMRRTDAAERTGEGAPKEGVFTGAHAVNPFTGEEVPIWVANFVLAEYGTGAVMSVPAHDQRDFEFARKYGLPIRVVIQPAVGEPVEEARLEAAFTDDGRLVSSGTATGLTSAEARRRLSAEAKERGFGAPTVRWHLRDWGFSRQRYWGTPIPIVYCEDHGAVPVPVDQLPVVLPDEAIITGTGEPPLAKVPSFVNTTCPTCGKPAKRETETMDTFVDSSWYYARYLSPKDDQRPFDPEAARRWLPVDVYVGGPEHAVMHLLYFRFWNRVMQELGLVPCAEPVKRLVTQGIVNGPDGRKMSKRWGNVVAPGPMVSRFGADTVRLFMLFAAPPEKDIDWSDEQVEGLFRFLSRVWRIFVAREGCFGASEAALADASGEALELRRRTHRTIKRVTEGFEGDLKFNTGIAALMELVNALYAFEPGSEADRAAVREALAAAAALLAPFAPHVAEELWHAVLGPVAEGKLLAEAPWPGFDPALCAADVVTIAVQVNGKLRGEVQAPVGAAEAEVRALAEGLEKVQAHLAGKTVRKVVFVPRRLVNFVVG from the coding sequence ATGTCCATGAACGAGCGTTACGAGCCGCAGTCGATCGAGTCCCGCTGGCAGGGGCGCTGGCGCGACGCCGGCGTCTTCCACGCCGGCCGCCGCCCCCAGGCCGAGGAGCGGTACGTCCTCGAGATGTTCCCCTATCCCTCCGGCGCCATGCACATGGGGCACGCCCGCGTCTACACCATCGGCGACGCGCTGGCCCGCCACCTGCGCATGAAGGGCTTCGACGTCCTCCACCCCATCGGCTTCGACGCCCTGGGGCTCCCGGCCGAGAACGCCGCCATCAAGGACGGCAAGCACCCGCGCGCCCGCACCGAGGAGAACATCGTCAGCTTCCGCGCCGAGATGAAGAGCCTCGGCTACTCCTTCGACTGGGACCGGGAGATCGTCACCGCCGATCCCTCCTACTACCGCTGGAACCAGTGGTTCTTCGTGAAGATGCTCGAGAAGGGCATCGTCTACCGGCGCGTCGGCAAGGCCAACTGGTGCACCGGCTGCAACACCGTCATCGCCAACGAGCAGGTGGTGGACGAGACCTGCGAGCGCTGCGGGTCGAAGGTGCTCGAGAAGCAGATCCCGGAGTGGGCCTTCCGCATCACCGCCTACGCCCAGGATCTCCTCGACGGGCTCGACGGGCTCACCGAGTGGCCCGAGCGCGTCACCACCATGCAGCGGAACTGGATCGGCAAGAGCGAGGGCGCCGAGGTGGACTTCGCCGTGGCCGGCTCCGGCCGGACGGTGAAGGTCTTCACCACGCGGGTGGACACCATCCACGGCTGCACCTACGTGGTGCTCGCCCCCGAGCACCCGCTCACCGCCGAGCTCACCACCCCGGCCCAGCGCGAGGCGGTGCAGGCGTTCGTGGAGCGGATGCGCCGGACCGACGCCGCCGAGCGCACCGGCGAGGGCGCGCCGAAGGAGGGCGTCTTCACCGGCGCCCACGCGGTGAACCCGTTCACCGGCGAGGAGGTGCCGATCTGGGTCGCCAACTTCGTGCTCGCCGAGTACGGCACCGGCGCCGTCATGAGCGTGCCGGCCCACGACCAGCGCGACTTCGAGTTCGCGAGGAAGTACGGCCTGCCGATCCGGGTGGTGATCCAGCCGGCCGTGGGCGAGCCGGTGGAGGAGGCCCGCCTCGAGGCGGCCTTCACCGACGACGGGCGGCTCGTGAGCAGCGGGACCGCCACCGGGCTCACCAGCGCCGAGGCGCGCCGGCGGCTCTCGGCGGAGGCGAAGGAGAGGGGCTTCGGCGCCCCGACCGTCCGCTGGCACCTGCGCGACTGGGGCTTCTCGCGCCAGCGCTACTGGGGCACGCCCATCCCCATCGTCTACTGCGAGGACCACGGCGCGGTGCCGGTGCCCGTGGACCAGCTCCCGGTGGTCCTGCCCGACGAGGCGATCATCACCGGCACCGGCGAGCCGCCGCTCGCGAAGGTGCCGTCCTTCGTGAACACCACCTGCCCGACCTGCGGCAAGCCGGCGAAGCGCGAGACGGAGACGATGGACACCTTCGTCGACTCCTCCTGGTACTACGCGCGCTACCTGTCGCCGAAGGACGACCAGCGCCCGTTCGACCCCGAGGCGGCGCGGCGCTGGCTCCCGGTGGACGTGTACGTGGGCGGCCCCGAGCACGCCGTCATGCACCTGCTCTACTTCCGGTTCTGGAACCGGGTGATGCAGGAGCTCGGGCTCGTCCCCTGCGCCGAGCCGGTGAAGCGGCTCGTCACCCAGGGGATCGTGAACGGCCCCGACGGCCGGAAGATGTCGAAGCGCTGGGGCAACGTGGTCGCTCCGGGGCCGATGGTGTCGCGCTTCGGCGCCGACACGGTGCGGCTCTTCATGCTCTTCGCCGCCCCGCCGGAGAAGGACATCGACTGGTCGGACGAGCAGGTGGAGGGGCTCTTCCGGTTCCTCTCGCGCGTCTGGCGCATCTTCGTGGCGCGCGAGGGCTGCTTCGGCGCGTCCGAGGCGGCGCTGGCGGACGCCTCCGGCGAGGCGCTCGAGCTGCGCCGGCGGACGCACCGGACCATCAAGCGGGTCACCGAGGGCTTCGAGGGCGACCTCAAGTTCAACACCGGCATCGCCGCGCTGATGGAGCTCGTGAACGCGCTGTACGCCTTCGAGCCCGGCTCGGAGGCCGACCGGGCGGCGGTGCGCGAGGCCCTGGCGGCCGCGGCGGCGCTGCTCGCGCCCTTCGCGCCGCACGTGGCCGAGGAGCTCTGGCACGCCGTGCTCGGGCCGGTCGCCGAGGGGAAGCTGCTCGCCGAGGCGCCGTGGCCCGGCTTCGACCCCGCGCTCTGCGCCGCCGACGTGGTGACCATCGCGGTCCAGGTGAACGGCAAGCTCCGCGGCGAGGTGCAGGCGCCGGTGGGCGCGGCGGAGGCCGAGGTCCGGGCCCTCGCCGAGGGGCTCGAGAAGGTGCAGGCCCACCTCGCCGGCAAGACCGTCCGCAAGGTGGTCTTCGTGCCCCGCCGGCTCGTGAACTTCGTGGTCGGGTAG
- the asnS gene encoding asparagine--tRNA ligase — MRPTIYVADIAKHEGQEVTLHGWLHNRRSSGKLHFLQLRDGTGFIQCVVFKGNVSPEAFHEADHLPQETSLTVTGTVKKDARSPIGYELDVKDLSVQARPAREFPLGHKEHGVAFLMEQRHLWLRSQRQQVILRVRHTVVKAIRDFFDQNGFTLVDAPIFTPSACEGTSTLFEVPYFDLGKAYLTQSGQLYMEAGATALGKVYCFGPTFRAEKSKTRRHLTEFWMVEPEVAYMDLDGDMTLMEEFVSYVVQTALAKHGRELASVLERDVSKLENVKAPFPRITYTEAVEVLQKAGHPMKWGDDIGGDEETIVASAFDRPVMVHRYPAEMKAFYFKKDPDDPKVALGCDVLAPEGYGEIIGGGQREDDLAVLEAAIAHHQLPREAFEWYLDLRRYGTVPHAGFGAGVERMVAWICGLHHVRETIPFARMMERITP; from the coding sequence ATGAGACCGACCATCTACGTCGCCGACATCGCGAAGCACGAAGGCCAGGAGGTCACGCTCCACGGCTGGCTCCACAACCGCCGCTCATCGGGCAAGCTCCACTTCCTGCAGCTCCGCGACGGCACCGGGTTCATCCAGTGCGTGGTGTTCAAGGGGAACGTCAGCCCCGAGGCCTTCCACGAGGCCGACCACCTGCCGCAGGAGACGAGCCTCACCGTCACCGGCACGGTGAAGAAGGACGCCCGCTCGCCCATCGGCTACGAGCTCGACGTGAAGGACCTGTCGGTCCAGGCCCGGCCGGCCCGCGAGTTCCCGCTCGGCCACAAGGAGCACGGCGTCGCCTTCCTGATGGAGCAGCGGCACCTCTGGCTCCGCTCGCAGCGGCAGCAGGTGATCCTGCGGGTCCGCCACACGGTGGTGAAGGCCATCCGCGACTTCTTCGACCAGAACGGCTTCACGCTGGTGGACGCGCCCATCTTCACGCCGAGCGCCTGCGAGGGGACGAGCACGCTCTTCGAGGTGCCCTACTTCGACCTCGGCAAGGCCTACCTCACCCAGTCCGGCCAGCTCTACATGGAGGCCGGCGCGACGGCGCTCGGCAAGGTCTACTGCTTCGGCCCCACCTTCCGCGCCGAGAAGTCGAAGACCCGCCGCCACCTCACCGAGTTCTGGATGGTGGAGCCGGAGGTGGCCTACATGGACCTCGACGGCGACATGACGCTCATGGAGGAGTTCGTCTCCTACGTGGTCCAGACCGCCCTCGCGAAGCACGGCCGCGAGCTCGCGAGCGTGCTCGAGCGCGACGTGTCCAAGCTCGAGAACGTGAAGGCCCCCTTCCCGCGCATCACCTACACCGAGGCGGTGGAGGTGCTGCAGAAGGCCGGCCACCCGATGAAGTGGGGCGACGACATCGGCGGCGACGAGGAGACCATCGTCGCCTCGGCCTTCGATCGGCCGGTGATGGTCCACCGCTACCCCGCCGAGATGAAGGCCTTCTACTTCAAGAAGGACCCGGACGACCCGAAGGTCGCGCTCGGCTGCGACGTGCTCGCGCCCGAGGGCTACGGCGAGATCATCGGCGGCGGCCAGCGCGAGGACGACCTCGCCGTGCTCGAGGCGGCCATCGCGCACCACCAGCTCCCGCGCGAGGCGTTCGAGTGGTACCTCGACCTGCGCCGCTACGGCACCGTGCCGCACGCCGGCTTCGGGGCGGGGGTCGAGCGCATGGTCGCCTGGATCTGCGGCCTCCACCACGTGCGGGAGACCATCCCGTTCGCGCGCATGATGGAGAGAATAACCCCCTGA
- a CDS encoding ester cyclase, protein MAMDIKQAQRRLIEEAFGKGNFDVYDELCDPSYRAHDPLTGDADLAQERELVRGYRTAFPDLKPTILQSWVDADGDTCFTRWRMTGTHRAPLMGIAPTGKSCTVEGISISHFKGGKVAEEWSQWDALGLMRQLGQGAGMGAQQQGRGAGLGQTAQQPH, encoded by the coding sequence ATGGCGATGGACATCAAGCAGGCGCAGCGCCGGTTGATCGAGGAGGCCTTCGGCAAGGGGAACTTCGACGTCTACGACGAGCTCTGCGATCCCTCGTACCGCGCCCACGACCCGCTCACCGGCGACGCCGACCTGGCGCAGGAGCGCGAGCTCGTGCGGGGCTACCGGACCGCCTTCCCGGATCTCAAGCCGACCATCCTGCAGTCCTGGGTGGACGCCGACGGCGACACCTGCTTCACCCGCTGGCGCATGACCGGCACGCACCGCGCCCCGCTCATGGGGATCGCCCCGACCGGCAAGTCCTGCACGGTCGAGGGGATCTCCATCTCCCACTTCAAGGGCGGGAAGGTCGCCGAGGAGTGGTCCCAGTGGGACGCCCTCGGCCTCATGCGGCAGCTCGGGCAGGGGGCGGGGATGGGCGCCCAGCAGCAGGGTCGCGGCGCCGGGTTGGGCCAGACGGCGCAGCAGCCGCACTGA
- a CDS encoding thioredoxin domain-containing protein, which yields MPQIFFAQIFFGDRAVGGYEELQELDRRGGLRTAAAAPTEG from the coding sequence TTGCCGCAGATCTTCTTCGCGCAGATCTTCTTCGGGGACCGCGCCGTCGGCGGCTACGAGGAGCTGCAGGAGCTCGATCGGCGCGGCGGGCTCCGCACCGCTGCCGCCGCGCCGACCGAGGGGTGA